Within Triticum dicoccoides isolate Atlit2015 ecotype Zavitan chromosome 1B, WEW_v2.0, whole genome shotgun sequence, the genomic segment GGCGGATATACGTATGACCAAATTGAACACAAAGGGATAACCCATTTGTATCAATGCAGAATCAATAACTGATAGACCGTATGTACAAGAGGAAAATTACAGTGCACCAGTTGGGTAGACTTTGCACAGACAGGGAGGTCGAAGCAGTCAACCCCACCGGCCGCCGATCACAGGTTGTGCAGCGGGTTCGACCCCGTGGGCGCGAACCTCTTGTCGTCCCGGAAGAAGCCGCCGGCGGCGCCGCCGAACCGCCGCGGGGCGAAGGGCGCGATGGTGGCGCGGCCGCCCTGAGCCTGACCCGCCGTCCTCCCCCGCTGCTGCCTCCACTGCTCCGCCTGTACCGGAGCCAAGACGCCGGCGCGCGACGCGGGGTCGGCGGAGGGTGACGGGACGACGAGAAGCGACGCTCCCCTCAGAGCGAGAGGGATCAGGGAGAGCAGTACGAGAATCTTGACGCAGTTCATGCCAGCGGCTCCCTCCCTGTCTGTCTCTCTCTCAACTCTCGGCGTAGAAGAAATTGGTTGGAGCGGCGGGGTGAGCGGATATATGGGAGCGGCCGGTGAGTGAGAGGAGACGACAGTGGTGAGCTTTGGCGTTGGTTGGCAACTTGCGTAAATGCGTAATCGGCAATGATGGACGGAATGGATGCAGTCATGCGGAGAGAGAGGAAACAGAGAGTGATTTGACGTAGGAGGGAGGAAGAGCAATGAGCCAAAGAGGGAGCAGCTTTTAGAGCAAGTGAGCCCAGCGTCGCGTATTGTTCGTACCGGTTTTCGATTGGACGGGTGAGGAATCATGAAATGACAGTGGCATCCTTCACTGACTCTCGCCTCCCAAAACAACTTGATTGATAGTTGATGCGTGCAAAATAGTGGCATTCTAGCTTAACCCATAACACCATCAGGGCATTTCTAATCGATCCCTTATCCCGCGGTACGAAAATATATTTGGATATTTTTCTCCTCTAAATGCACCTATCCGATTCCTTATAACCGATAGTGGAGTAAATTTTACTCCAtcttcaatcttctccttataTTTACTCCGGCTAGCGGCGGCCGAGTAAAaaaaaatccccactctctcttcctctccccggCATCCTCTTCTTCCCTTCGCCCCACCGCCGGCACGACCTCCGCCCCGATCCGCAGCCCTCCTTCCTCCCGATGGCTGGACGTGGTGGTCGCCGGTCCCCTCCGCCGACCCGCAGCGCGGATCCGCGCAACCACGCCCGCGGGTCATCACGCGCGGCCGCTTCCTCGAGCCGCCGCCGCTCGGAGGATCCGCCCACCGGTGCGCCCCAACGCGTTTTGCGGACTCCCCGAACTCCCTCCGCGGCGGCCGCCGAcgaggactgatacgtctccaacgtatctgtaatttttgattgttccatgctattatattaccccttttgaatgtttatgtgctttattttacacatttatctcaattttaggactaacctattaaccggaggcccagcccgtattgttggttttttgcctatttctgtatttcgaagaaaaaggaatatcaaacggagtccaaacggaatgaaaccttcgggagcgtgatttttggaacaaacgtgatccagaggacttggagtgcaagccaagaagcagccgaggcggccacgagggtggagggcgcgccccctctctcgtgggcccctcgggcggccaccgacgtacttcttcctcctatatatacccacgtaccccgaaaacatacaAAGAGCCAACGAaagacaatttccaccgccataaccttctgtatccgcgagatcccatcttggagccttcgccggcgcttcaccggagggggaatcgaccacgaagggcttctacatcaacaccatagcccttccgatgagttgtgagtagtttaccacagaccttcgggtccatagctattagctagatggcttcttctctctttttggatctcaataccatgttctccccctctcttgtggagatctatttgatgtaactctttttgcggtgtgtttgtcgagatccgatgaattgtgggtttatgatcaagtttatctatgagaaatatttgaatctcctctgaattcttttatgtatgattgagttatctttgcaagtctctttgaattatcagtttggtttggcctactagattgatctttcttgcaatgggagaagtgcttagctttgggttcaatcttgcggtgtccttacccagtgacaataggggttgcaaggcacatattgtattgttaccatcgaagataacaagatggggtttatatcatattgcatgagtttatccttctacatcatgtcatctttcttaatacgttactctgttcttataaacttaatactctagatgcacgttggatagcggtcgatgtgtggagtaatagtagtagatgcaggcaggagtcggtctacttgtcacggacgtgatgcctatatatatgatcataccaagataatctcataattattcgcttttctatcaattgctcgacagtaatttgttcacccaccgtaatacttatgctatcttgagagaagccactagtgaaacctatgcccccgggtctatcttttatcatataagctttcaatctacttttatttgcatctttacttttcctatctatattataaaataccaaaaatatatttatcttatcatactatctctatcagatttcactttcgcaagtggccgtgaagggattgacaacccctttattgtgttggttgcgagttctttatttgtttgtgtaggtgcgtgggacttttgaggaacctcctattggattgataccttggttctcaaaaactgagggaaatacttacgctactattgctgcatcaccctttcatcttcaaggaaaaccaacgcaagctcaagacgtagcaaggaccTTCATGGGCGTCTGGCAGCAGTCGTGGGGGACGTGGGTGGCCGAAATCACCGATCGCGAGACCCACAAGCGGAAGTGGGTCAGATCCTTCCATACCACCGAGCTCGTGGCCATGGAATACGACCGGTGGTAGGTCCGGTTCGACGGCAGCGACGCGAGGCTAAACTTTTCCATTGACGAGCATCCGTTCGAACTCGTCCCGCCGGAGCCGGGGGTGGTGTCTGCTCAGATGGCGCGGGAGGACCGGGAGGCGAGGGAGCGCCTCGAGGCCAAGgtcgccgacgaggcctacatggatgacctCCGCCGGCAGTACTCAGAGCTAGTGGAGGCAGAGCGAGCGATCTTCGCCGTCAATGACGGCGAAGTTATCGTCATCTCTAACAACGAGGGCGGCAACGTgggcggcgaggatggcggcgaGGTGGGTGGTGACTACGAGATCGACGTCGAGGGGTGGCGGAGTGTCTTCCccggtgacgacgacgacgaccccgACCCGGACCCAGCTCTCATCGAGGTGTCCTCACCcaaaaggattggctcgacctccactTCGGCCACAAGTAGTTTAAGTTTAGTtttagtttaaatttatttttAATATTCGGATGTGAGTACTTGATGTGTTGAACTTATGCTTAAATGCATCATCTTTCGGTTCAAATTTGATTGAATTTGTGCAAATTTACTTATACCCCGCTAATTTTAGGGGATCAGCTATACTAGTGGGAAAAAAACCTAGCTATGGCGTGGCAAATAGTGCCTTGCTGGCGTAGACACCCAACGCCACCAATATGGCACCATTGTTAAGAAATAGTGGTGGCATGGGTTAACACGTCAGTAGTATCATACATCCTGCTGGTGTGTAACCAGTCCAGTGCGAGCACTAATTTCATCATAACTCTGGCGTCCCTACTTGTCCAACGCAAGCAAATGGTTTTTTGGTAATAATTTTTTTTGCCCATCAACACTAGCTACTTACTTAATAGATACTACTGAACACAATATACTCATCAATACTAGGTACTTACTTAATAGATAGTTATTACAGAAGAGGCTCATGAACTCAACAAGttgatattaattaaacttcacaaAAGTTGCTCACTCAAGTACTCTAGTTACTCGATCATCATCAAATAATAAGATGAACTAGTCTTCATCAAGGAGTATGCCCAGCTGGAGAAGCTTCTTTCTACCCCCTCTCCTCTTCTGAAATGATCTGTGTCCATCTTCAGGTCAATCCTCTCAGCCCCGAGGTGTCTCCTCTCCTCCTTCAGTTTATCCCGATCCTCAACGAGCTTATCCCTCTCGTCCCTGAGCTGATTAGTCTCCTGAACGAGCCGAACAGTCTCCTTGCGTATCTGTTTAATCTTCCCCTTTAGCTCGTAATTTGCCCCTTGCACTCTCTTGATGACATACTCATAAGTGTTTAAGTATTCATTGTTGGCCATGTCCACATCGCACACCGACTCGTTGTTACCTCCAGAACTGGCCATGACCTACAAACACAACACATATACGAAAGATAATGTGCAATTTCATATCACTGAATAAATATTGCAGTGTATAGAACTAATTAAACTAGATAGACATGCAATGTATAGAACTATTGGATTGTGACTATATTTACCACACTATTTTGCCACACCTAACTTGGAGCATTACTTTCAAGTGAAAATTTTCTTTGGACACTCAACTATTTTGCCACACCTTACTTGGATCATTATTTACTTTTCTTTGGTGAAAATGTAGTACACAACAGATTTTCCCCAAGATATTTATGGATTACAACAGCAACCCAAACACTTTGTTTCAGAATTTAGATGCTTCCAAAGATGATGACTTCAAAAATATATCTACCTTAATTTGATTGACATATTGCACTTCCAGTTTCTACAGCTAGTGCTAACCGAAGATTGAAAAATATATCTACCTTAATTCTAGAAAATTACAACATATTGTCACTGCCTAGCAGTGATGAACCCCAGCAATGCAAATAAAAAAATTATAATGGCAGTGACCTACAACAAAAGAGGGAGGGATGATATGCTCACCTGGGTTGGAGCCGAGGGTCGCCTACAGTCTactccgtcgccgccgcctgctGGCGTCGCCGAAACCCTAGTAGATGAGAGTGGGAGCTCAGATGCGAAACACACGTCCAATTAAAAAAAAAATCCAAATGGACCATATGAGAGTGGGAGGCTTAGATGTGTACCTCAGGACCGAAGAACGACGACAATCGCCGAAATCGGCCGGAATCAAAGCGGCGACGACGAGcggcgagagagggagagaaaggggAACAGAGCAGAGAGAGGGAGTGGCAGGGCAGAGAGAGGGAGTGGGTCGTGGGGGTCGTTGCCCCCATTGGTTTGGACCCCCACGACATCCTAATCCTATTTGGGCTAGCCCAATAAGAAAAAGGTCACCACCTAAGAAATGTCATTATTTCCATTTAAAagtaatagaaaataaataaaattaaactaTAATACACATAAAAAACTAAAAAGGAAATTTTTTGGAAGTGTCAACTACATATTGAAGGCTCAAAACTATATATTTCAAGTCTTAAACTAAAAAGTAAATTTAAAGTGTCTCAAAGTACATATTTTAAAAAATGTCATTATTTCTATTTAAAATAAAAGAAATTTAATAAAAGTAAACTATAATATACTATAAAAAAGATCACCacataaaaaactaaaaataactTTTTTGGAAGTGTCTACATATTTGAAGGCTCAAAACTATATATTTCAAGTCTTAAACTAAAAAGTCAATTTAAAGTGTCTCAAAGTACATATTTTAAAAAATGTCATTATTTCTATTTAAAATAATACAAATTTAATAAAAGTAAACTATAATATACTATAAAAAATAATATACAATAATACTAATAATATAAGAATGTTGACATTGACAAAATAATAATACTGGCATTGGAACTAACAACACGCCACAACTAAATGTAATAGTGCAGACGTTCCATGCTATTCCATGACAGCATTATATTACGCCTGGTACAAATTATTGATTCCATATACTTTTGACGCTACCCTATTTTTCAAGAGCATCACTATGCCTCTATTAATGTCGTACCAAATAAAGCCAACACCATCACTATTTGAAAAAATTAGTGGTGATGTTGGTTGTAAATGGCGTGCCACCAACGAAAGTTGTGGCTAGCACTTTTTCCACTAGTGCTAGGTGCGATGAAATTTTAGTGAAGTATATATACTCCCCTAAGATATATACTCCACTAACTTGAATTGTTAGAGTTGCCCTCAGGGCATGATTGTTATGTAGAGGTGGATTCAGAGTGAGTAGTTAAGGATAGACTTAAGTACTCATGGAGTGGTAGAGGTGTTATGTTGATGTAACAACTCACGGTGAAGGGGTTGTGTACTCTTTTTTCTCCCTATAAGATATGATGCGCATGCCTATGTGTATTCGAGAAAAAAAGATTGTTATGGCGTGAAGAAAAGAGAAGGCCTGTANNNNNNNNNNNNNNNNNNNNNNNNNNNNNNNNNNNNNNNNNNNNNNNNNNNNNNNNNNNNNNNNNNNNNNNNNNNNNNNNNNNNNNNNNNNNNNNNNNNNNNNNNNNNNNNNNNNNNNNNNNNNNNNNNNNNNNNNNNNNNNNNNNNNNNNNNNNNNNNNNNNNNNNNNNNNNNNNNNNNNNNNNNNNNNNNNNNNNNNNNNNNNNNNNNNNNNNNNNNNNNNNNNNNNNNNNNNNNNNNNNNNNNNNNNNNNNNNNNNNNNNNNNNNNNNNNNNNNNNNNNNNNNNNNNNNNNNNNNNNNNNNNNNNNNNNNNNNNNNNNNNNNNNNNNNNNNNNNNNNNNNNNNNNNNNNNNNNNNNNNNNNNNNNNNNNNNNNNNNNNNNNNNNNNNNNNNNNNNNNNNNNNNNNNNNNNNNNNNNNNNNNNNNNNNNNNNNNNNNNNNNNNNNNNNNNNNGCAGAGTGCTCACACTAGAAGCCAAAGTACCCTTCTGTTCGTGAGCTCATATGCACCCTCGTGAACAGTAaaattgaaaaaacaaaaaaaacaaaaaaaggtttttggaacaaacattgacGAATGAACCCTTAGTTGTTCCCAAAAGagtttagattttttttttgattttactgttcacgtaGGTGCATATGAGCTCGCGAGCAGAGACTTTATGTCCTACAAGGTACTAACATAACAACAAAAATGGGGGTAATACACAACTAGCTAAACaaaaaaagtaaagcatgcaacaacGAGGTCTTCATCGATCCACTAGCGTCTCCACCCATGTGCTGCTTAGAAGACTTCATTTGCTTCTTTTTCGAAGAGTCTTGCCCCCACCCCCACAACTACACCCACGTTTTTCATGTTTTGTCCGCATAATCAACCGTAGAGTTAGCGAACGGCAAGCAAAGTGAATAAGCACAAAAGGACTAGTCATCCATTTCTTTTGAAAGCTTGAATCATTTTTGACAAGCTAAATAGTTCAAAGTATAGTTCCATCCCCATAGAACCAAGTTGTTTGTCCTGTTTTCTTGGGAAGCAATACTTGAAACAAACTAATCACATTATATGGCACCATATAAAAATTAAAAGCACATTTAGAACATTCCACATTTTTCTCGTAACAGACCATTCCAAGAACAAGTGTTTAATATTTCTAGCTTGCCCACATGATTGGCATTTATCATCCCCATGGCAACCCTTCTTCATCAGGTTATTCTTAGTGTGTATACTTTGCCTCAATACCAGCCACGGGAAAATTCTGATTTTTGAACGAAGTTTGACCTTCCAAAGGAACTTATTTCTAAATGTTACGTTAGATGGAAACAATTTTTgatacatggatttgacagaaaaATGCCACTAGCTTTCAAGGACCATCTAATAATATCAAGATAATCCAAGAGAACATCAAA encodes:
- the LOC119303698 gene encoding uncharacterized protein LOC119303698 yields the protein MNCVKILVLLSLIPLALRGASLLVVPSPSADPASRAGVLAPVQAEQWRQQRGRTAGQAQGGRATIAPFAPRRFGGAAGGFFRDDKRFAPTGSNPLHNL